In Gemmata obscuriglobus, a single genomic region encodes these proteins:
- a CDS encoding alpha/beta fold hydrolase: MEDRTGEVTARPDVTDAGCRDAVGALAHEGAHAVLDTGRYLLRLTVWGSGPPLVILHGLSDAVRGFAMVMHQLAPHFTCVAYELPNGLDDGARLGAYRHRDLTSDLYALLDHLKLGRVALLGSSFGTTVALRALAERPERFTKCVLKGGFAFRPLRWYERFGARQGRYWDGRLCELPFREFAMRRACPATWGGCSPLARALFLDCNGRTPIRAAARRAVALDSLDLRPLLPTIAAPVLLIGGDRDRIVPWGCEAVLARGLRDVRRVEFQDCGHYPQYTHPGATAAAVRAFLAE; this comes from the coding sequence GTGGAAGATCGAACCGGTGAAGTGACGGCCCGCCCCGACGTGACCGACGCCGGGTGCCGCGACGCGGTGGGGGCGCTGGCGCACGAGGGCGCCCACGCGGTGCTCGACACGGGCCGTTACCTCCTGCGGTTGACCGTCTGGGGGAGCGGCCCGCCGCTCGTGATCCTGCACGGGCTGTCGGACGCGGTGCGCGGGTTCGCGATGGTGATGCACCAACTCGCCCCGCACTTCACCTGCGTGGCTTACGAGCTGCCCAACGGCCTCGACGACGGCGCGCGGCTCGGCGCGTACCGGCACCGCGACCTCACCTCCGACCTTTACGCTCTGCTCGATCACCTGAAGTTGGGGCGCGTGGCGCTGCTCGGGTCGTCGTTCGGCACGACGGTCGCGTTGCGCGCGCTGGCCGAGCGCCCCGAGCGGTTCACGAAGTGTGTGCTGAAGGGCGGGTTCGCGTTTCGCCCGCTGCGGTGGTACGAGCGGTTCGGGGCGCGTCAGGGCCGCTACTGGGACGGGCGGCTGTGCGAACTCCCGTTCCGCGAGTTCGCGATGCGGCGCGCCTGCCCCGCGACCTGGGGCGGGTGTTCGCCGCTGGCACGCGCGCTGTTCCTGGACTGCAACGGCCGGACCCCGATCCGCGCCGCGGCCCGGCGGGCGGTGGCACTCGATTCGCTCGACCTGCGCCCGCTGCTGCCTACAATCGCCGCCCCCGTGCTCCTGATCGGCGGTGACCGGGACCGGATCGTACCGTGGGGCTGCGAGGCGGTTCTTGCACGCGGATTGCGGGACGTGCGCCGGGTGGAGTTTCAAGATTGCGGCCACTACCCACAGTACACGCACCCCGGGGCCACGGCCGCCGCGGTGCGGGCATTTCTGGCCGAATGA
- a CDS encoding RICIN domain-containing protein: MLRSLCALTACGLLAVPALAADEKVRIVNVETGKVLAVVDDSDEAGARAALAKTDPANKAQQWEIKKDGKSFSLVNVKSGKALDVFEASKDEGVQIIVWDAKDEDADNQRWTWEEKDAERRITSKLSELVLDVDDEGRIIQKKADAKAKKQLWKIEPVK; the protein is encoded by the coding sequence ATGTTGCGTTCGCTCTGTGCCCTCACGGCCTGCGGTCTGCTCGCGGTTCCCGCCCTGGCCGCGGATGAAAAGGTCCGGATCGTGAACGTCGAAACGGGCAAGGTGCTCGCGGTCGTCGACGACTCCGACGAGGCCGGCGCCCGCGCCGCGCTCGCCAAGACCGATCCGGCCAACAAGGCCCAGCAGTGGGAGATCAAGAAGGACGGGAAGTCCTTCTCGCTGGTGAACGTGAAGAGCGGCAAGGCGCTCGACGTGTTCGAGGCGTCGAAGGACGAGGGCGTGCAGATCATCGTCTGGGACGCGAAGGACGAGGACGCCGACAACCAGCGCTGGACGTGGGAGGAGAAGGACGCGGAGCGCCGCATCACGAGCAAATTGAGCGAGCTGGTGCTGGACGTGGACGACGAGGGTCGCATCATTCAGAAGAAAGCCGACGCGAAGGCGAAGAAGCAGTTGTGGAAGATCGAACCGGTGAAGTGA
- a CDS encoding chemotaxis protein CheW has product MVAVQARHTVNWLRCAVGDASVGIDLAQVVGVERGEQLAAAPTETEPGRLVVRGAGVPVFPLAWWFSGGPTVPRAGGQVILVATPRGRFGLLVDRVAPVARVSAGEVVPPPPGLGAAAARLLHGVVLSGHGPVGLLNVDALDPAHEPGPPPPARPAPRPEVRRSGGTGGVDRLLTFARTEVPGPNGRAVALGLPVGAVDEVCDVPVGSPVAAADEHVRELIAVRGRPLALADAARWVGLPGAAATRRVVVVRAGEHAIAVSAGSGVQVVPAALPSVPLRHRLSLRTDRLLGAFDTTDLTILVPRWTDLLDGE; this is encoded by the coding sequence ATGGTCGCAGTGCAGGCGCGCCACACGGTGAACTGGCTCCGGTGCGCGGTCGGTGACGCGTCCGTCGGGATCGACCTGGCCCAGGTGGTCGGGGTCGAGCGGGGTGAGCAACTGGCCGCCGCCCCGACCGAGACCGAGCCGGGCCGGCTCGTCGTCCGCGGCGCCGGGGTGCCGGTGTTCCCCCTGGCGTGGTGGTTCTCCGGCGGGCCGACCGTCCCCCGGGCGGGCGGCCAGGTGATCCTGGTCGCGACGCCGCGCGGGCGGTTCGGGCTGTTGGTGGACCGGGTCGCGCCGGTGGCCCGCGTGTCGGCCGGGGAGGTGGTCCCGCCCCCGCCCGGCCTGGGCGCCGCCGCGGCGCGGCTGCTGCACGGGGTCGTGCTGTCGGGGCACGGGCCGGTGGGCCTTCTGAACGTGGACGCGCTCGACCCCGCCCACGAGCCGGGGCCGCCCCCCCCGGCACGGCCGGCCCCGCGACCCGAGGTGCGCCGGTCCGGCGGTACGGGCGGGGTCGACCGGCTCCTCACGTTCGCCCGCACGGAGGTGCCCGGCCCGAACGGGCGGGCGGTGGCGCTGGGCCTGCCCGTGGGGGCGGTGGATGAGGTGTGCGATGTGCCCGTCGGCAGCCCGGTCGCCGCCGCGGACGAGCACGTCCGCGAGCTCATCGCGGTGCGCGGCCGGCCGCTGGCCCTGGCGGACGCGGCCCGGTGGGTGGGCCTGCCGGGCGCCGCGGCGACCCGCCGCGTGGTCGTCGTCCGGGCCGGCGAGCACGCGATCGCGGTGTCGGCCGGGAGCGGGGTGCAGGTGGTCCCCGCGGCGCTCCCGAGCGTTCCGCTGCGGCACCGACTGTCGCTCCGCACGGACCGACTGCTCGGGGCGTTCGACACCACCGACCTCACGATTCTCGTGCCGCGGTGGACGGACCTGCTCGACGGGGAGTGA
- the cheB gene encoding chemotaxis-specific protein-glutamate methyltransferase CheB — translation MAPPIRVLIVDDSPTVCRALAAYLAAAPGIEVAGLAHSGEAALARLTGLLPHVVTLDLDMPGMGGLAALERLMATRPTPVLLLSGLSRGAAGQTVEGLALGAVDVLTKYAPGHDTDPAEFARALVAKVRTAAGVKTVRSLPPRPAVGGAPGVPAAPRSRPAPDRAALDRAAPAVLVIGASTGGPPAVRELLAGLPAPPPFGVLLVQHLPARFTRSLAELLARQTGLPVREAGDGEALEPGTVLVAPGDRHAVLGADGRVRLNGGPAVSGHRPSIDVAMESAARAFRGRATGVLLTGMGEDGARGLAAIRAGGGRTFAQDEDSSAVYGMPLRAVQLGAVDECDTPAGIAARLAGRS, via the coding sequence ATGGCACCGCCCATCCGCGTCCTGATCGTGGACGACTCGCCCACCGTGTGCCGGGCGCTGGCCGCGTACCTCGCGGCCGCCCCGGGGATCGAGGTGGCCGGGCTCGCGCACTCCGGCGAGGCCGCCCTCGCGCGGCTCACCGGCCTGCTCCCGCACGTGGTGACGCTCGACCTGGACATGCCCGGGATGGGCGGGCTGGCGGCCCTGGAGCGGCTCATGGCCACCCGCCCGACCCCGGTGCTTCTCCTCTCCGGGCTGAGCCGCGGGGCGGCGGGGCAGACGGTGGAGGGGCTGGCGCTGGGGGCGGTGGACGTGCTCACCAAGTACGCGCCGGGGCACGACACGGACCCGGCCGAGTTCGCCCGGGCGCTGGTCGCCAAGGTGCGGACCGCGGCGGGGGTCAAAACGGTGCGGTCCCTGCCGCCTCGCCCCGCCGTGGGCGGGGCGCCCGGTGTGCCGGCGGCCCCCCGGTCCCGCCCCGCCCCGGACCGGGCCGCCCTGGACCGGGCCGCCCCGGCGGTGCTGGTCATCGGGGCGTCCACCGGCGGGCCGCCGGCGGTGCGCGAGCTGCTCGCCGGGCTCCCCGCCCCGCCCCCCTTCGGCGTGCTGCTGGTGCAGCACCTGCCGGCCCGGTTCACGCGGTCGCTGGCCGAGCTGCTGGCCCGGCAGACCGGGCTCCCCGTCCGCGAGGCGGGGGACGGCGAGGCGCTCGAGCCCGGCACGGTGCTGGTGGCCCCGGGGGACCGCCACGCGGTGCTGGGCGCCGACGGCCGCGTGCGGTTGAACGGCGGCCCGGCGGTGAGCGGGCACCGGCCGTCCATCGACGTGGCGATGGAGTCCGCGGCCCGGGCGTTCCGGGGCCGCGCCACCGGCGTGCTGCTGACCGGCATGGGCGAGGACGGGGCGCGGGGGCTGGCCGCCATCCGCGCCGGCGGCGGGCGCACGTTCGCCCAGGACGAGGACTCGTCGGCCGTGTACGGGATGCCGCTCCGGGCCGTTCAGCTCGGGGCCGTGGACGAGTGTGACACGCCGGCCGGGATCGCGGCCCGGCTGGCGGGGAGAAGTTAG
- a CDS encoding hybrid sensor histidine kinase/response regulator — protein MSQLNRELILGFVAEAAGYLPAIRAGVATLRAGPGDPEVLHEAYRCVHIIKGASSMVGLAELSHFAFALEEVVELLMHEPDEATPELLDGIEGSIAHIEAYLAGARGGADRQPELAAAALGHAQQLRSRTRSGPPAPPPAAPAADGRTGDEGRGPDRPAVPPEGAPAGPGAAPPWAEGALDPPDFETAPGPAPDVPDFGAPPAGADLAPPDFAALGPGADLAPPDFGAAAPVVKPAPAPEPRGAGRAGITPELMAVFRAESEDHIRTLVTLLPEAREDPADGERWQAIRRAAHSLKGTAGLVGLHQVTQLAHRMEDLLDLYYEGARVATAGEVELLIAGADLIAESVEGAGAPSGFADLHARLTAALGAAAPPPAAPAPAADAEAAEPEPEPEPAVAAQEAREAAEAYVRVPIRRLDELAKLIGELVITRTALEQRVTEFARLLGEARPATARLGRVTDRLSIGYEASALAGSRAGGGGGYGDGYGDGDGFDALELDRYTEFHLLTRELAETSTDVQTVFGEFGHLLSEFDGQLTRQARLTSETEDKLMRLRMVPLATAAAKLHRAVRTAARTANKPAELVLEGERTGLDKTVLEALADPLMHLLRNAVDHGLEPAEVRLALGKPAAGRITLRAAHEGNNVALTVADDGRGIDFERVREALVRRELVTAEEAAALTEEQLPEYLFRPGFSTREEVSELSGRGVGLDVVKTKVEALKGTVAVASAFGRGTTFTIRIPMTLAVIRGLLVRAAGQTYALPLEAVEHIMRARDEDVDRVGRAPVLRLGAAVVPLVPLARALGLRGADEEAAPRSPVVVLNVAGRRAALAVDQLVGGREVVVKSLGQQLRRLPGVSGATLLGDGSVVLILSPADLVRGGAAPAARGAGGPAPAAAPGKAGLTVLVVDDSPSVRRVVSGLLGGAGWQVAVAKDGLEALELLQRGGALPDVVLTDVEMPRMDGYELLAAVRADAHLARLPVAVLTSRAADKHRRKALALGASAYVVKPYQDQNLLDILRQVSRSAAAPGARP, from the coding sequence ATGTCGCAACTGAACCGCGAGCTGATCCTGGGGTTTGTCGCCGAGGCGGCCGGCTACCTGCCGGCCATCCGGGCCGGCGTGGCGACGCTGCGCGCCGGCCCGGGCGACCCGGAGGTGCTGCACGAGGCGTACCGGTGCGTCCACATCATCAAGGGCGCGTCGTCGATGGTGGGCCTGGCCGAGCTGAGCCACTTCGCCTTCGCGCTGGAGGAGGTGGTCGAGCTGCTGATGCACGAGCCGGACGAGGCCACGCCGGAGCTGCTGGACGGGATCGAGGGCAGCATCGCCCACATCGAAGCGTACCTCGCCGGGGCGCGGGGCGGGGCGGACCGGCAGCCGGAACTGGCCGCGGCCGCGCTGGGCCACGCGCAGCAGTTGCGGTCGCGGACCCGGTCCGGCCCGCCGGCCCCGCCGCCCGCCGCGCCGGCCGCGGACGGCCGCACCGGGGACGAGGGCCGCGGCCCGGACCGCCCGGCCGTCCCCCCGGAGGGCGCGCCGGCCGGACCGGGCGCCGCCCCCCCGTGGGCGGAGGGCGCCCTTGACCCGCCGGACTTTGAGACCGCACCCGGGCCGGCTCCGGACGTGCCGGACTTCGGGGCACCGCCCGCGGGCGCCGATCTGGCCCCGCCGGACTTCGCGGCCTTGGGGCCCGGCGCGGACCTGGCCCCGCCGGACTTCGGTGCGGCGGCCCCGGTCGTCAAGCCGGCCCCCGCCCCCGAGCCGCGCGGCGCCGGCCGCGCCGGCATCACGCCCGAGCTGATGGCGGTGTTCCGGGCCGAGTCCGAGGACCACATCCGGACGCTGGTGACGCTGCTCCCCGAGGCGCGCGAGGACCCGGCCGACGGCGAGCGGTGGCAGGCGATCCGCCGGGCCGCCCACAGCCTCAAGGGCACCGCCGGGCTGGTCGGGCTGCACCAGGTGACCCAGCTCGCGCACCGCATGGAGGACCTGCTCGACCTGTACTACGAAGGCGCGCGGGTCGCCACCGCCGGGGAGGTCGAGCTGCTGATCGCCGGCGCGGACCTGATCGCCGAGTCGGTCGAAGGGGCGGGCGCCCCGAGCGGGTTCGCCGACCTTCACGCCCGGCTGACGGCGGCCCTGGGCGCCGCCGCGCCCCCGCCGGCCGCGCCGGCGCCCGCCGCCGACGCGGAGGCCGCCGAGCCGGAGCCGGAGCCGGAGCCGGCGGTCGCGGCCCAGGAGGCGCGCGAGGCCGCCGAGGCGTACGTCCGGGTCCCGATCCGGCGGCTCGACGAGCTGGCCAAGCTGATCGGCGAGCTGGTGATCACCCGCACGGCCCTCGAGCAGCGGGTGACCGAGTTCGCCCGCCTGCTGGGCGAGGCCCGGCCCGCCACCGCCCGGCTGGGGCGCGTCACCGACCGGCTCAGCATCGGGTACGAGGCCAGCGCGCTGGCCGGCAGCCGCGCGGGCGGGGGCGGCGGGTACGGCGACGGGTACGGCGACGGCGACGGGTTCGACGCGCTGGAGCTCGACCGGTACACCGAGTTCCACCTGCTCACCCGCGAGCTGGCCGAAACCAGCACCGACGTGCAGACCGTGTTCGGCGAATTCGGGCACCTGCTGTCCGAGTTCGACGGCCAGCTCACCCGCCAGGCGCGGCTGACGAGCGAGACCGAGGACAAGCTGATGCGGCTCCGGATGGTGCCCCTGGCCACCGCCGCGGCCAAGCTGCACCGCGCCGTCCGCACCGCCGCCCGCACCGCCAACAAGCCGGCCGAGCTGGTGCTGGAGGGGGAGCGGACGGGGCTGGACAAGACGGTGCTGGAGGCGCTGGCCGACCCGCTGATGCACCTGCTCCGCAACGCGGTGGACCACGGGCTGGAGCCCGCCGAGGTGCGGCTGGCGCTGGGCAAGCCGGCCGCCGGGCGGATCACCCTGCGGGCCGCGCACGAGGGCAACAACGTGGCCCTCACGGTCGCCGACGACGGCCGCGGGATCGACTTCGAGCGGGTGCGCGAGGCGCTGGTGCGGCGCGAGCTGGTCACCGCCGAGGAGGCCGCCGCGCTGACCGAGGAGCAGCTCCCCGAGTACCTGTTCCGGCCCGGGTTCAGCACCCGCGAGGAGGTGTCCGAGCTGTCCGGGCGCGGCGTCGGGCTGGACGTGGTGAAGACCAAGGTGGAGGCGCTGAAGGGGACGGTCGCGGTGGCCTCCGCGTTCGGCCGGGGCACCACGTTCACCATCCGCATCCCGATGACCCTGGCGGTGATCCGGGGGTTGCTGGTCCGGGCGGCCGGCCAGACGTACGCCCTCCCGCTGGAGGCGGTCGAGCACATCATGCGGGCCCGGGACGAGGACGTGGACCGGGTGGGCCGGGCGCCGGTGCTGCGGCTGGGGGCCGCGGTGGTCCCGCTGGTCCCGCTGGCGCGCGCGCTCGGGCTGCGCGGGGCGGACGAGGAGGCGGCGCCCCGGTCCCCGGTGGTCGTGCTGAACGTGGCCGGCCGGCGCGCCGCCCTGGCGGTGGACCAGCTCGTCGGCGGCCGGGAGGTGGTGGTGAAGTCGCTCGGCCAGCAGCTCCGGCGGCTGCCCGGGGTGTCCGGGGCGACGCTGCTCGGGGACGGGAGCGTGGTGCTCATCCTCAGCCCGGCCGACCTGGTCCGCGGGGGCGCGGCCCCGGCCGCCCGCGGGGCCGGCGGGCCGGCCCCGGCCGCGGCCCCCGGCAAGGCGGGCCTCACGGTGCTCGTCGTGGACGACTCCCCCAGCGTCCGCCGGGTGGTGTCGGGCCTGCTGGGCGGGGCCGGGTGGCAGGTGGCGGTCGCCAAGGACGGGCTCGAGGCGCTCGAGCTGCTCCAGCGCGGCGGGGCGCTGCCGGACGTGGTTCTCACGGACGTCGAGATGCCGCGGATGGACGGGTACGAGCTGCTCGCCGCCGTCCGGGCGGACGCGCACCTGGCGCGCCTGCCGGTGGCCGTGCTCACCTCGCGGGCGGCGGACAAGCACCGGCGGAAGGCCCTGGCGCTCGGGGCCTCGGCGTACGTGGTCAAGCCGTACCAGGACCAGAACCTGCTCGACATCCTGCGCCAGGTGTCCCGCTCCGCGGCCGCGCCCGGCGCCCGCCCGTGA
- a CDS encoding CheR family methyltransferase: MVELTDAEFARWRESVEERSGMSLGGARARVLGEVAAARARACGFAAPAEYARHLAACPAAPEWDRLLDGLLNGDTRFFRDPAAFAALTGFALPAARERRRREGGARVALWSAGCSTGPEAYSLGIACLSDPGLAGWQVEVVGTDRSPAALERARAGCYRAHELAAVPPGVLRRFFEAAPAGYRVGPDLRAVTRFEPCDLLGGGPARPPQDVIFCQNVLIYYRPEARGEILRRLTAALAPGGCLVLGPAEALGLDTPGLELVRLPDAWLYRRTA, from the coding sequence TCGAGGAGCGCTCCGGGATGTCCCTGGGCGGCGCGCGGGCCCGGGTCCTGGGCGAGGTGGCGGCCGCCCGGGCCCGGGCGTGCGGGTTCGCGGCGCCCGCCGAGTACGCGCGCCACCTGGCGGCGTGCCCGGCGGCCCCCGAGTGGGACCGGCTGCTCGACGGGCTGCTGAACGGGGACACCCGGTTCTTCCGCGACCCGGCCGCGTTCGCGGCCCTCACCGGGTTCGCCCTGCCGGCGGCCCGCGAGCGGCGGCGGCGGGAGGGGGGCGCGCGGGTCGCGCTGTGGAGCGCCGGGTGCTCGACCGGCCCGGAGGCGTACTCGCTGGGGATCGCCTGCCTGTCGGACCCCGGGCTGGCCGGGTGGCAGGTGGAGGTGGTGGGCACGGACCGGAGCCCCGCGGCGCTGGAGCGCGCCCGCGCCGGGTGCTACCGGGCGCACGAGCTGGCGGCGGTGCCCCCGGGGGTGCTGCGCCGGTTCTTCGAGGCGGCCCCGGCCGGGTACCGGGTGGGGCCGGACCTCCGGGCGGTCACCCGGTTCGAGCCGTGCGACCTGCTCGGGGGCGGCCCGGCGCGGCCGCCCCAAGACGTGATCTTCTGCCAAAACGTGTTGATCTACTACCGCCCCGAGGCGCGGGGCGAGATCCTGCGGCGCCTCACCGCGGCCCTGGCCCCGGGGGGCTGTTTGGTGCTCGGGCCGGCCGAGGCGCTGGGGCTCGACACCCCGGGGCTGGAGCTGGTCCGCCTGCCGGACGCCTGGCTGTACCGCCGAACCGCGTGA